One window of Pyxicephalus adspersus chromosome 4, UCB_Pads_2.0, whole genome shotgun sequence genomic DNA carries:
- the LOC140328033 gene encoding uncharacterized protein codes for MKRVDSNMDTHMYQVSVTFHDVAAYFSVEEWSALEDWQKDLYKKVMMEIHSALQGMGFEILNPDVLFRIKKVKDLYIDICDADKAVTNSGSSQRESITAVKKEQRLNLDSCRSRGGKMVRDPSCSPNLLLRIKQDDPLCYKDLSPQNPAHSVADSTVTSILSKQKETEEGKRAIQHVERPEFRTHQSHRQITSQPIKQEKLDYIKVSVGEHNCNNTKATARGQLTSHTIKYEDEYAKVPARSHGSDSTGAIARGQVTFKPIKQEEVDYIKVSVGSQRPDDTPPSRVTDNGEPSKGDIGAVLQFPMNPSLHGPNLPSSPSPGAPRLRIMKFTEKELDVLVDLVLENYSKLFGKESDITPSVAKNAMWQAIANEVSAVGVAFRTSDKVKKRWKSAKRKMNEKLSEAAAHVAETGRRPPPHLRLTIYEQRLRDFFKPEFSKEVDWNQDKEDRSEEIEADPIDLVHPEKLEDTIFPPPIDSVPQKSLENKILPPPMVLVHRESEVEAVFTLPVDSAHQEFLSNSLFSPQCQEMAEDSSKDSSEEPSIISPGNPLHCPDTMDDQETTLESEHQDPHFSILNRTVHNLSSHQQESNVLMQEQNTILSQIAYSLSLLHIQQTEGLAALGNIIQQGVEAIRPSSCVSTNTRTIEPTKTGLRRQVMDISISSTDKPAPPKRKIT; via the exons ATGAAGAGAGTTGATTCCAACATGGACACACACATGTATCAA GTGTCAGTGACCTTCCATGATGTGGCAGCCTATTTCTCAGTGGAGGAATGGAGCGCACTGGAGGACTGGCAGAAGGATCTCTATAAGAAGGTGATGATGGAGATCCATTcagctctgcaggggatgg GCTTTGAGATCCTCAATCCAGATGTTTTATTCCGGATAAAGAAGGTGAAAGATCTGTACATTGACATTTGTGATGCCGACAAAGCAGTCACCAATTCAG gatCTTCTCAGAGAGAATCCATcacagcagtaaaaaaagaacagagactCAACTTGGATTCGTGCCGGAGTAGAGGTGGAAAGATGGTCAGAGACCCAT CTTGCTCCCCGAATTTACTGCTGAGAATAAAGCAGGATGATCCTTTATGTTACAAAGACCTTTCACCGCAGAATCCTGCCCATAGTGTCG CTGACAGCACCGTAACTTCAATTTTATCAAAGCAGAAAGAAacagaggaaggaaaaagagCGATTCAACATGTAGAGAGGCCAGAGTTCAGAACCCACCAGTCACACC GACAGATCACCTCCCAACCAATCAAGCAAGAGAAACTGGACTACATTAAGGTGTCGGTGGGGGAGCACAACTGTAATAATACCAAGGCCACTGCTAGAG GACAACTAACCtcacacacaataaaatatgaagaTGAATATGCCAAAGTGCCAGCAAGGAGCCATGGATCAGATAGTACAGGAGCCATAGCAAGAG GGCAGGTAACATTCAAACCAATCAAACAAGAGGAGGTGGACTATATCAAGGTGTCTGTGGGTAGCCAACGTCCGGATGACACCCCACCATCTAGAG TGACAGATAATGGGGAGCCATCTAAAGGTGACATTGGGGCAGTCCTACAATTCCCAATGAATCCTAGTTTGCATGGACCCAATTTACCTTCATCTCCATCTCCTGGAGCTCCACGCCTGCGAATCATGAAGTTCACTGAGAAGGAGCTAGATGTCCTGGTGGACCTGGTTTTAGAGAATTACTCCAAGCTTTTTGGGAAAGAGTCTGATATCACCCCCAGTGTGGCTAAGAACGCCATGTGGCAAGCCATAGCCAATGAAGTGAGTGCCGTAGGAGTGGCTTTCCGTACCAGCGATAAAGTCAAGAAAAGGTGGAAGAGCGCTAAGCGTAAGATGAATGAGAAGCTGAGTGAAGCAGCTGCTCATGTGGCTGAGACTGGGCGCCGACCTCCACCACACCTGAGGCTGACCATATATGAGCAAAGACTAAGAGACTTCTTCAAGCCAGAGTTCAGCAAAGAAGTGGACTGGAACCAGGACAAGGAAGATCGATCAGAGGAGATAGAAGCTG ACCCCATAGATCTGGTCCATCCTGAAAAACTGGAAGATACCATATTCCCTCCTCCCATAGATTCTGTCCCCCAAAAGTCCTTGGAAAACAAGATCTTACCCCCTCCTATGGTTTTAGTCCATCGAGAGTCCGAGGTGGAAGCTGTCTTCACTCTCCCTGTGGATTCGGCCCATCAGGAGTTCCTGTCCAACAGTCTTTTCTCTCCTCAATGTCAGGAAATGGCAGAGGATTCCAGTAAAGACTCTTCTGAAGAACCCTCAATAATTTCACCAGGAAATCCACTTCATTGCCCAGACACAATGGACGATCAAGAGACCACTTTGGAGTCTGAGCACCAGGACCcccatttttcaattttaaacagGACTGTGCACAATTTGTCATCTCACCAACAGGAATCCAATGTCTTAATGCAGGAGCAAAATACCATTTTGTCCCAGATTGCCTACTCTCTGAGCCTCCTTCATATACAGCAGACTGAAGGACTTGCTGCTCTGGGCAATATTATCCAACAGGGTGTGGAGGCCATTCGTCCTTCATCATGTGTGTCAACAAATACTCGGACTATAGAGCCCACCAAAACGGGATTGAGACGACAGGTGATGGACATTAGCATATCTAGTACTGACAAACCTGCtcccccaaaaagaaaaataacttag